A stretch of Plesiomonas shigelloides DNA encodes these proteins:
- the hchA gene encoding glyoxalase III HchA yields MTTQPSKLPTPDNAEHNAFFPSAFSLSQFTSSKSDLSGADYAKPYRGKHKILLIGADERYLPTDTGALFSTGNHPVETLLPMYHLHQAGFEFEVATVSGLMVKFEHWAMPNEDEAIVGLYNHYLPQFMRPRKLQDVVSQLTPDSEYAGVFIPGGHGALIGLPASEAVAETLRWALANDRYVISLCHGPAAFLALSHGANPLQGYAICAFPDAADKQTPDIGYMPGQLTWFFGEQLQKMGLTLMNQDITGMVHKDRKVLTGDSPFAANALGKLAAEELLKAYVG; encoded by the coding sequence ATGACAACGCAACCTAGCAAGTTACCAACTCCAGATAATGCTGAGCACAATGCATTTTTCCCTTCAGCATTTTCGTTAAGTCAGTTTACCAGCTCTAAATCTGATCTCAGCGGGGCAGATTACGCCAAACCGTACCGCGGCAAGCACAAGATCTTGCTGATAGGCGCCGACGAGCGCTATTTGCCGACCGATACCGGTGCGCTGTTCTCAACCGGTAACCACCCAGTCGAAACGCTGTTGCCGATGTATCACTTGCATCAGGCCGGTTTTGAATTCGAGGTCGCGACGGTCTCCGGTTTGATGGTCAAGTTTGAACATTGGGCGATGCCGAACGAAGATGAGGCGATTGTCGGTTTGTATAACCACTATCTGCCACAGTTTATGCGCCCGCGTAAATTGCAGGATGTGGTCAGCCAGCTCACGCCAGATAGCGAGTATGCTGGGGTCTTTATTCCTGGTGGACATGGCGCGTTGATTGGTTTGCCAGCCAGTGAAGCGGTGGCTGAAACACTGCGTTGGGCATTGGCCAATGATCGTTATGTGATTTCTCTTTGCCATGGCCCAGCAGCATTTTTGGCGTTGTCGCACGGCGCAAACCCACTGCAAGGTTACGCGATTTGTGCCTTCCCAGATGCCGCCGATAAGCAAACCCCCGATATCGGGTATATGCCAGGGCAGTTAACCTGGTTCTTTGGTGAGCAGCTGCAGAAAATGGGGCTGACGCTGATGAACCAAGATATTACCGGGATGGTGCATAAAGACCGTAAAGTGCTGACTGGCGACAGCCCATTTGCCGCCAACGCATTGGGTAAACTGGCCGCCGAGGAGCTGCTCAAGGCTTACGTAGGCTAA
- a CDS encoding sugar O-acetyltransferase — protein MSITDILHSQDVYFCTDEALAQAQQQCLEILYDFNQTRPSEMPRRQALLEQLLAEVGTDCYIEPPLRANWGRHTHLGHHVYANFNLTLVDDTHIYIGDHVMIGPNVTLATAGHPIDPEYRKRLAQFNLPVRIGNNVWIGAGCVVLPGVTIGENSVIGAGSIVTRDIPANVVAFGNPCAVVRPISERDREFYYKDRRITLPLS, from the coding sequence ATGAGCATTACCGATATACTGCACAGCCAAGACGTCTATTTTTGTACTGATGAAGCGCTAGCGCAAGCACAGCAACAGTGTCTGGAAATTCTGTATGACTTTAACCAGACACGCCCATCGGAGATGCCTCGGCGTCAGGCGCTACTTGAGCAGTTATTGGCCGAAGTGGGCACCGATTGTTACATCGAACCGCCGCTGCGGGCTAACTGGGGGCGACATACCCACCTTGGCCATCATGTGTATGCCAATTTTAACCTGACGCTGGTGGATGACACCCATATCTACATTGGTGATCACGTGATGATTGGGCCGAATGTGACGCTGGCGACAGCGGGTCATCCGATTGATCCCGAGTATCGCAAGCGCTTGGCGCAGTTTAACTTACCGGTGCGGATCGGGAACAATGTCTGGATTGGTGCCGGTTGCGTGGTGTTGCCGGGGGTTACCATTGGTGAAAACAGCGTGATTGGTGCTGGCAGCATTGTGACGCGAGATATTCCGGCCAATGTGGTGGCTTTCGGTAACCCATGCGCTGTGGTGCGACCGATCAGTGAGCGCGATCGTGAGTTTTACTATAAAGATCGTCGGATAACGTTGCCGCTGTCCTGA
- a CDS encoding EAL domain-containing protein, with the protein MKWGKRHISICVCIFIVLLSSLLLPSLLNERVAKDILIWKMDKLEIMALKRDQLIKHTMIQDIADLKFDCGKDDIETLRNLNLYNSQFRVQGIKLANGSGCSSLGPDLDIISRSRMQQSMYKLDNYNIGITSTAQSYGVHGEQVIFANINGNYVYWVLNGAWTYEQLQTPCKDCFYMEYHPKSLQYKALSFSTGNYSILMQPEAQQLSVAREYNGMIYKLYAGQELMDYTYAKIQSIVYLFIVIVLGLMGFFYAIIFNYQKSLSGLLHTGLKRREFVPFYQPVVDASTDKVVGFEALLRWQHKGDTICPSTFIDYAEKKGIILPITEQLMERVIDDLKNIPDSLWVSINVVPEQIENGSLYKMLAKNRWPYSNRLCFEITERIKVDDFETAAREIAKIKLFGYRFKLDDFGTGYGGFSYIQKLGVDEIKIDKMFVDTIGVDDLKRDVLDSIIAFSKESHMDVIAEGVETKTQLTYLLVRGIHLIQGFIYAKPLSFEHLKVWLTEPRRH; encoded by the coding sequence ATGAAATGGGGAAAAAGACATATCAGCATTTGCGTGTGTATTTTTATTGTGCTGTTGAGTTCCCTGTTGTTACCCTCATTGCTCAATGAGCGGGTTGCCAAAGATATACTGATCTGGAAAATGGATAAGCTCGAGATCATGGCATTAAAACGCGATCAGCTGATTAAGCATACGATGATACAGGATATTGCAGATCTTAAATTTGATTGCGGTAAAGATGACATTGAAACATTGCGTAACTTGAACCTCTATAATAGCCAATTTCGGGTGCAAGGGATAAAGCTGGCTAACGGCTCAGGTTGTTCTAGTTTAGGCCCCGATCTGGATATTATTTCTCGGTCGCGAATGCAGCAATCTATGTATAAGCTGGATAACTATAATATCGGGATAACCAGTACAGCACAAAGCTATGGCGTGCATGGCGAGCAAGTTATTTTTGCTAATATCAACGGTAACTATGTTTATTGGGTGCTGAACGGTGCGTGGACTTACGAGCAATTACAGACACCATGCAAAGATTGTTTTTATATGGAGTATCATCCGAAATCATTGCAGTATAAAGCGCTCTCTTTCTCAACTGGCAATTATAGCATTTTAATGCAGCCGGAAGCGCAGCAACTCAGTGTTGCAAGGGAATATAATGGCATGATCTATAAACTCTATGCAGGGCAGGAGTTAATGGATTATACCTATGCCAAAATACAGAGCATAGTGTATCTATTTATCGTGATAGTATTGGGGTTAATGGGCTTCTTTTATGCCATCATTTTCAATTATCAAAAATCATTGAGTGGATTACTGCATACAGGGCTAAAACGTCGTGAGTTTGTGCCTTTTTATCAGCCTGTTGTGGATGCCTCCACCGATAAGGTTGTCGGTTTTGAGGCTTTACTGCGCTGGCAGCATAAAGGCGATACAATTTGCCCGAGCACCTTCATTGATTATGCTGAGAAAAAAGGCATCATTCTGCCAATTACTGAGCAATTGATGGAGCGTGTGATTGATGATTTGAAAAACATCCCAGACAGCTTGTGGGTGAGTATCAATGTGGTGCCTGAGCAGATAGAAAATGGTTCGCTGTATAAGATGTTGGCAAAAAATCGCTGGCCGTATAGCAATCGCTTATGCTTTGAAATTACTGAACGCATTAAAGTCGATGATTTTGAAACTGCTGCGCGAGAAATAGCCAAAATAAAATTGTTTGGTTATCGATTTAAGTTGGATGATTTTGGCACGGGTTATGGTGGGTTTTCCTATATTCAAAAACTGGGTGTGGATGAAATAAAAATTGATAAAATGTTTGTCGATACCATTGGTGTCGATGATCTTAAGCGTGATGTATTAGATTCGATTATTGCTTTTTCTAAAGAGTCACATATGGATGTGATTGCAGAAGGGGTAGAAACCAAAACGCAGCTCACGTATTTACTGGTGCGTGGAATTCATTTGATTCAGGGCTTTATATATGCCAAGCCGCTCTCTTTTGAGCATTTAAAAGTGTGGCTCACAGAACCCAGACGGCACTAA